Proteins encoded in a region of the Cardiocondyla obscurior isolate alpha-2009 linkage group LG18, Cobs3.1, whole genome shotgun sequence genome:
- the LOC139109681 gene encoding RNA-binding protein 42 isoform X2, protein MDDKLRQMEDEMNRFEAEIGGQLVTPIVRPVIGANTYNQVARQLEQHELTTPVVAAAAAATLAFPPMIGFPPPPPPPPPPPPPPMLIPQQVARQGTVPITTYSSPAQISNPYMSNMVDPCLSATPKTYDSTSTPMIHPEIIEQIINTKIPEDEGKKKPKVKGVSTAAELAISQGKASSIMANASAEESHPKGKGKKNKKIIRTAGGQTWEDPSLLDWDEDDFRIFCGDLGNDVTDEMLVRVFGKYPSFQRAKVVRDKRTNKTKGFGFVSFKDPQDFIKAMKEMNGILFSTFLKNG, encoded by the exons ATGGACGACAAACTACGACAAATGGAAGATGAGATGAACAG ATTTGAAGCTGAGATCGGAGGACAGCTTGTAACGCCCATCGTTCGACCAGTAATTGGCGCGAATACATACAATCAGGTTGCTCGGCAATTAGAGCAACATGAACTTACCACACCAGTAGTTGCAGCAGCTGCGGCAGCGACGTTAGCCTTTCCTCCTATGATCGGAtttccgccgccgccaccgcctcCGCCACCACCTCCTCCACCGCCGATGTTAATTCCTCAACAAGTAGCTCGGCAAG GTACAGTCCCCATTACGACATACTCCTCGCCTGCACAAATAAGTAATCCGTACATGTCAAATATGGTGGATCCATGTTTAAGTGCAACACCAAAAACGTATGATTCGACATCAACGCCAATGATTCACCCAGAGATAATTGAACAGATTATTAACACAAAGATCCCCGAAGACGAAGGTAAAAAGAAGCCAAAGGTTAAAGGTGTCAGCACAGCAGCTGAATTAGCTATTAGTCAAGGAAAAGCAAGCTCTATTATGGCTAATGCTAGCGCGGAGGAAAGTCATCCTAAAGgtaaaggaaagaaaaataagaagattATACGGACGGCTGGCGGGCAGACGTGGGAAGATCCATCGTTATTAGATTGGGATGAAG ATGATTTTAGGATATTCTGTGGAGACCTCGGAAATGACGTCACCGACGAAATGCTAGTGCGAGTATTTGGAAAGTATCCTAGTTTTCAAAGGGCAAAAGTGGTCAGAGACAAACGGACAAATAAAACTAAAGGCTTTGGATTTGTGTCCTTTAAAGACCCTCAAGATTTCATCAAGGCAATGAAAGAAATGAATG GTATTTTGTTTTCAACATTCCTGAAAAATGGATGA
- the LOC139109685 gene encoding uncharacterized protein isoform X2, with translation METISKLLLILTLNTLWAMTGCAAPLLDTKNTLNRNAFAPMIKTACSSDGQCWGWLPILETYDDNIISKDDTLRLQSRRHVTNPVPAFTLKSWKDGMLEEPGRELRASLPTSKQMPTKITKKDVFISRSWGAGGMPFSVLYMNPHASRANHVVTTSKTSATTESLASFGEHSNSRIGSRNSQSTVQPRKQYWTIPQLFISYGWGPFGK, from the exons atggAAACAATTTCTAAACTACTCCTAATACTGACACTAAACACCTTATGGGCAATGACTGGTTGTGCGGCGCCACTATTGGACACAAAAAATACTTTGAATCGAAATGCTTTCGCACCTATGATTAAGACAGCGTGCTCTTCTGATGGACAATGCTGGGGGTGGTTACCAATATTGGAAACTTACGATGACAATATTATATCAAAAGATGATACTTTAAG ATTGCAATCTCGTCGCCACGTTACAAATCCAGTACCTGCATTTACACTAAAATCATGGAAAGACGGTATGTTAGAGGAGCCGGGACGAGAACTTCGAGCGTCTTTGCCAACGAGCAAGCAAATGCCTACTAAAATCACGAAGAAGGATGTATTCATATCCCGTAGTTGGGGTGCTGGCGGCATGCCATTCTCTGTTTTATACATGAATCCGCATGCTTCGCGAGCTAACCACGTAGTTACAACATCGA AAACGAGTGCGACAACCGAAAGTTTGGCATCGTTCGGAGAACATTCTAATTCACGCATTGGTTCACGAAATAGTCAATCCACTGTACAGCCAAGAAAACAGTATTGGACTATACCACAATTGTTTATATCATACGGCTGGGGTCCTTTCGGAAAATAA
- the LOC139109685 gene encoding uncharacterized protein isoform X1 gives METISKLLLILTLNTLWAMTGCAAPLLDTKNTLNRNAFAPMIKTACSSDGQCWGWLPILETYDDNIISKDDTLRLQSRRHVTNPVPAFTLKSWKDGMLEEPGRELRASLPTSKQMPTKITKKDVFISRSWGAGGMPFSVLYMNPHASRANHVVTTSTSQQETSATTESLASFGEHSNSRIGSRNSQSTVQPRKQYWTIPQLFISYGWGPFGK, from the exons atggAAACAATTTCTAAACTACTCCTAATACTGACACTAAACACCTTATGGGCAATGACTGGTTGTGCGGCGCCACTATTGGACACAAAAAATACTTTGAATCGAAATGCTTTCGCACCTATGATTAAGACAGCGTGCTCTTCTGATGGACAATGCTGGGGGTGGTTACCAATATTGGAAACTTACGATGACAATATTATATCAAAAGATGATACTTTAAG ATTGCAATCTCGTCGCCACGTTACAAATCCAGTACCTGCATTTACACTAAAATCATGGAAAGACGGTATGTTAGAGGAGCCGGGACGAGAACTTCGAGCGTCTTTGCCAACGAGCAAGCAAATGCCTACTAAAATCACGAAGAAGGATGTATTCATATCCCGTAGTTGGGGTGCTGGCGGCATGCCATTCTCTGTTTTATACATGAATCCGCATGCTTCGCGAGCTAACCACGTAGTTACAACATCGA cGTCTCAACAAGAAACGAGTGCGACAACCGAAAGTTTGGCATCGTTCGGAGAACATTCTAATTCACGCATTGGTTCACGAAATAGTCAATCCACTGTACAGCCAAGAAAACAGTATTGGACTATACCACAATTGTTTATATCATACGGCTGGGGTCCTTTCGGAAAATAA
- the LOC139109685 gene encoding uncharacterized protein isoform X3 encodes METISKLLLILTLNTLWAMTGCAAPLLDTKNTLNRNAFAPMIKTACSSDGQCWGWLPILETYDDNIISKDDTLRLQSRRHVTNPVPAFTLKSWKDGMLEEPGRELRASLPTSKQMPTKITKKDVFISRSWGAGGMPFSVLYMNPHASRANHVVTTSTKCILNSVSTRNECDNRKFGIVRRTF; translated from the exons atggAAACAATTTCTAAACTACTCCTAATACTGACACTAAACACCTTATGGGCAATGACTGGTTGTGCGGCGCCACTATTGGACACAAAAAATACTTTGAATCGAAATGCTTTCGCACCTATGATTAAGACAGCGTGCTCTTCTGATGGACAATGCTGGGGGTGGTTACCAATATTGGAAACTTACGATGACAATATTATATCAAAAGATGATACTTTAAG ATTGCAATCTCGTCGCCACGTTACAAATCCAGTACCTGCATTTACACTAAAATCATGGAAAGACGGTATGTTAGAGGAGCCGGGACGAGAACTTCGAGCGTCTTTGCCAACGAGCAAGCAAATGCCTACTAAAATCACGAAGAAGGATGTATTCATATCCCGTAGTTGGGGTGCTGGCGGCATGCCATTCTCTGTTTTATACATGAATCCGCATGCTTCGCGAGCTAACCACGTAGTTACAACATCGA caaaatgtatattaaatagcGTCTCAACAAGAAACGAGTGCGACAACCGAAAGTTTGGCATCGTTCGGAGAACATTCTAA